AAAGCAGATGTTTGTTCCAAGGTCTGTGCAGGAAGACCCTGAGGCTGGGGGAAGTTGATTTCCTCAAGTCCTTAGAGCTGGGAAGTCTCAGAACTGGCCTACGTGTCTCTTGTCAACTCGAGACACAAATGTGTCACTGTTAAgccacaacctttcctttcttgtttattcctGGGATCACACATTAGTAAAGATATCACAATAGAAAGCATTTTTACCAACTTAACGAGTTCCACAGCCTTACAAATTCAAATGCTTGAAAAATACCCAGATTCTTTCAAAATTCCGATTCTCTGTAAAAGTCTACTATCTCCGTTTCCAAAAATGTAGTTtcacctgggcagtggtggcccacacctttaatcctagcacttgggaggcaaaggagggagatctctgtgagtttagggTCATTGtagtctacagggtgagttccagggcagtcaggtatacacacagagaaaccctgtctcaatacttccctgcccctctccctcaaATTTAAAAGTCTCTTGAATGTGGGctcttgtaaaatcaaaaataaattaagtgcTTCCTTACCAAAAGGGAAGAACAGGGACACTGTCACAATCGGAACAcggcaaaatcaaactccaacagTGTAACGAACTCAAttatctgggatccactcaccaTCTTTTGgcctcctccaaagggcttgggtcacttctctggctctgcccCACACAGCACAGACTACCTTTTAGGTTCAGGCCAGCTCCACTCCACACCTGTTTGGTGGTTGTCTCCTGGCACTGGCATGTCCAAAAGGATGgcgtcttctgctgcaactgggctgctctttcaccaacagcctctcccAGCCTTCTCCCAGTCTCTTCAGAGACTCCAACCCTGGCGCATAGCGCCACgtctcagctgctctccaggATCCTTcaagccttcaaaaccagtaccacctgggtgactcttacactatCAAGTTCAGCTGCCAACAGGACGTACAACTTGGCCACTTCCAGAACACAAGCTTCTCTGTGCTGACCCCAAGGAAACATCATCTTAAAGAACTTAGGGaatgaatcaatctctctctctctctctctctctctctctctctccctttctccctctccctctccctctcttcccctctcccctcccctcccctcccccctctttttctGAAACAAATTCCCTCTGtataacagtcctggctgtcctggaacgtattatgtagactagactggctttgaactcacagtgactctgcctcctggagtgctgggattaaaggtgtgtgccaccactgctctgaCACTGCTTAACCACCGCagattcttcagtcccagctaaccagaaccacagattcaTACCTCAGATGACCCAGTAGTCTTTGTTTCTTCTGAAACCTCATTAGCCAAGCCTCTATCACCTACACTGCTCTCAACATTTGTAGCTCCCGAGCTTCTACACAACAGCTCACTGAGCCCTCGACACACTCAATGACTTTTCTAGCTCTAAGTTCCAATgtcctcccacaatcctccccagAACAATATAGTCAGTCTGTCATAGCAACACCCCACTATCCTGGTAGCAACTTGTCTTAGCGTTACTAATTGAAGGGCTTTAGCAGGCCCACgcatggcaaacatggcactGGCAGGCCTTGCTCTTCCTGGTTCCCTCTCTGTCCCTAAACTGCAAATTACATCCCTGAAGTTGGCAaacaaggtctattcccttatatGGACACTTTGCCATGCCAGACTCATTCCTAAAGCTGATCACCCAGGTTCAGCTATCAAAGTGCTGAAATCCAGCAATTAAAAGCCCCCTTGGCTACCCTAATTAACATGCCTAATGAGAACATATCACTGAATCCTAGCCCATTCTAACATGGGCCTCCCCATTTTACCTCTTAAAAATCACACCTACAGGGTCATTTGCTGCTATTCTCTGTCAAAATCAGAAAACAGTCatcttaacttttcttttccacgTAAAAAATGATAGCTCTGTGAAAACAGGTGTTTGGGTGTGGTTTGTACCCAATTCTGGATCTGGGAGGGAGCACCCTGCTGTCTGTGGGGATCTTCACCActgctgcagtgaaacaccatggtcaaagcaacttgggtaggaaagggtttgacttacacttccacactactgttcattgaaggaagtcagggcaggaactcagagcaggaTCCTAGAGCTAGGCGCCTATGCAGAAGCCATGCAAGAATGCTGTctactggcttgtttctcatggcttgctcagcctgctctcttatagaacccaggacctccagcccagggatggcaccacccacaatggcctgggccttccccatcaatcactaattccccacaggcctgcctacagcctgatcttatggaggcattttctcagttaaggctCCCTCCTCTGTGGTGACTCtagtgtgtcaacttgacatagaaCTAGCCAGGTCAGTTCTCAAAGTAAAGGACAATGAAAGCAACAGGTGGAGGCAGAagtgagggaaaaaaatgctCTGGAAATGAGGCTGCATGTCAGGGTCCAGTgagcgctcttaaccactaagccatctctccagcgcctgTACTGTTAGTGACTGCACTGCATGTTAATTCTTGTTATTGCAGAATGCAAATGCCTTTTGTCAATGGGGATAAAGGGCACACTTGGAGACAGCATGCTAGTGTTTTGCCATGCTAAGGATGGTTTATAAAGGTCTAAGtggaatataaaaacataaatatatgtatcagGAGCCACCTGGGACTTTATCCTTTTTCTGAAAAGACACAAGCATAATCTTGTCTCCATGGGATAGCACCAGGCCCCTcctgaggacctaggttcagttcccatcaccccaCGCGACCATACACAGCCTCTGTGACTCCAGTCTcaagaggatctgatgtcctcttctggcttccaataTTATACCTATTTTGTTCACGGCAAAAATGTTTACAGAAATTCAGTAGATTTCTTATCCTGGTGATTGTTCTACTTGATTTTGCTGCAACAACTACTGGCTTTTCAATGTATTCTGGCTCATCTACATGAAACTGTGAGACAGACCACAGAGAAAAGGCTGTCTTCACTGTGTGGCTGCATAACCTTCAACGTAATTACAGGGGGATTTTTATAAGTAGGACTTCTAGTAGAATTGCTCTATCTAAGGCAAACAGAATAAAAGTTGACAGAAAAAAAACCTATGCCACCTAAGCAATCAATATCTTTTCCTACACAAAGTATCCGATCTGTTTTGTGGAAGCATTTGAACTTCTGGGAGAGGGGAAATAAGTTTATCTGATCTCTTTGATATAATCTCTCCCTCCTTGCACAACATAATCAAATTGACTTTTCCAAGCACACGGAATAATCCTAAGGAacaatgtgtgctctctctgtctctctctctctctctgtctgtgctcCACCCTCAGTCTCATTGTCCCACAACTATGCTGCTTCCCCTGTGTAGTCAGTGCTTTCCAGTAAGTCAAGCAGGAATCTAGATATTCACTTTGTCATGTCTCCTCTTTGGATCTAAGGATATAATAATATTAAACatgatatttaatatataagGTCTTATCTACTTCAACATACACAACCAAGCTTATTTTCCTAAAATGATAAACTCTTTGTGGTACAGTATAGTGAGATAAATTGTCTTTTTGTGATGGGAAAActggccagagaacaactttctcCCTGGTACTTATCCTTTCTTTACCCATGAATAAATTTACAGGATGTCAGGTTCCAATGACTTAGCTCAGAAACTAGTTTTATTTGAACATAGAGAGTTTTAACAAGCTTCAGTCTCCTTGCTGGAGTATATAAAACTTTTTTCATTCTCAGCTGACAGATTTAGTTACACACCAATTTAGTAATTTGCAAAATacaaacttacaaaaaaaaaaaagtgatgtctTCTAAATAAAACCCAGAATTGAACATGAATGAAATTATTGCTTTTTCAATCTTGGACATCAActccaggaccttgtgcatgccaggcaagagcTCTACTACTGAGCTTTGTCCCTACCCTGGAAATTACCTTTACAGTTAAGTAAATGTTGAATTAAATGCAGTAGCATAttactatctttatttttatttaagccaAGTATGCTGTGGAGCAAAAAGTTTAAACATGCATGatctagggctggggagatagctcagtggttaagcgcactgactgctcctccgaaggtcctgagttcaaatcccagcaaccacatggtggctcacaaccatctgtaatgagatctgacgccctcttctgcagtgtctgaagacagctacagtgtacttacacataataaataaatcttaaaaaaaaaaatgcatgatcTATCTCTGTTACATTTTAACAGGGATTTCAGAACATAAAACAATTTTCTCTATTtccaaaatgtatatattttaactgAAAAGATAGTATCTACAAAACAGTTTCTGTAACAAGAGACAAACTGGGCCTAGGGCTGGTCACTGCCTACAGTTCTAGCACTTGAggggctgagacaaaaggatcacTTGAGCACAGGATTTCTAGAACAGCCTGGGCAACAGCCCATAACaacaatccccaccccaccccgacagAAGCAGaacataataaaaaacaaacaacaacaacaacaacaacaacaaactcctcagagccagaaagatggttaagagccctggctgcccatacggaggacccaggtttaattcctagcacctacaaggcggttcacagccatctatgacttcagttccagggatccaacgctttcttctggccttctctgTGGGTACTGGGCAGACACTGGTGCACTGacttacatgtaggcaaaacatctaCCCAGGTAATAAATAGTTAGCACAAAAACCTCAAAAGCAACATTTGTACAAGCTATTTATTAACATTATAACAAGAAGCCAATTTTCCTCACAAAGAATCTACAAGATTTAACACCTTAGGATTCTTGAGTACAACCAAGAAAGTGCTATACATTAGGAAACACCTCACAATTCTAGACAAGCACTGAAACTCAAAGAACTGACTTTTGACTtaacaaattttgaaaatatatttaaaaaaatactcccTAGTCGTTGTTCTATGAACAGTTGTATGCTTTCTTAAACCAAGTTCAAGGGTCACAATGCTCTGTGCTTGCAAGGGACTGCAGATATGGGCATCCTTAGTCATCTTCTTTCTCAATATAAGTCTTTGCGTTTATCCGCGCCATCTGTCTGGCCAAATACCTGTCTCTAGCTGACATCACAGTTTCCTCATTGCTCCGTTTTGCAAACTTGCTCACAGCCTCAGGGGGCCTCTCTTGCTCACTGCCCTTCTCTGGCCTTTCCTCTACCAGTCTGTGTTTTGTTGCTAGTGATGTTTCAGAACGAGAGGGCTTCCCTTGTTCCCCTTTGTCTTTCTCCGTGTTTCTCAATTTGCTGGATCTTTCCTGGTCAAGGTCGTCCTTTGGTCTAGACCGGGGGCTGCTTTCCCTTCTGTCTCGATGTCTTTCTGAAGACTGCCCACGTCCTTCtggcttctccctctctctgtgcttACCACTGTCTTCACATCTTTCCCTCCTTGCTTTCGTgtgctcttctttttctttgcttttcttttctttctcactgtatCGGTCGTGATCATTCCGTTGTCTATCTCTTTCTTGTTCCCTTGAGGAatatttctccctcttcccttctctgtcctgTCTTTCTCCCTGTTCTCGTCCCTTCAGTTTATCTTCTTGTCCATGCTTCTTCCAGTAGTGATCTTTATGACTGGCCTCTCTGTGCCTATGAGAACTCTTTTCTTCCCGGTGGCTGCGGTCCTTGTGACAGCTCTCTTGGTCTCTAGACTGCCTGTCCTGGTGCTCATGTCCTCTTGACTGGGAACCTCGTGAGTGGTGCTTGGTCCCGAGCCCCCTTTCCTCACTAGATGATCGTGAGTGATGCTTCGGGTGTTTCATGGAGGCGCCGGTGTCTTCTCCTCTGGACCTGACCTTATGGTCTCCCCTTTCACCATCCTCACTGCTCTCATCGTCAAAATCACTGTCAGCATCTGGGTTTCCCTCCGCTTCCTCTGCACCCCTTTGTAGAATGCAGTTCTGCTGTGGTGGTCTGCTCTCTGAATTTGTTTCATCAGGGTAACCCCTGAGCTTCTCTTCTTTTATTACagtcctaaaaaagaaaaaaaaattatgtaagtCAATGCTATTTTATTAGTTGTAGAAAAAAGAATGCTCACGTTAAGTTTTCTCAGTACAACTTGATTATATGTACTATCTGATCGTCCAATATTAAAAAGTAGTGTCTATTTACCTTTTAAATTAGCGCTTCCAAACAGCTGAGAACATGTTTTAACATGacagaagtaaaataaagaacacaGCCCTTCTCTCTTAGGCCAGCAGAACCTTTAGGAAAGGGTCTGTACAAggcctcatttttctttctagttctaGACAGAGAATAATTTGGAAAAGTAAGGTATGCCCTGGATCTAGtatctattttataaaatgaagttcAAGTTGTAGCTGTCTGACttctcattttgttctttaaaaagttCTAGAAATACATGAGAATAATTTCCCACAGAAAACAGTactaaatctaattttaaatattactaaTTAAACTTTGCCAATATTAGAAAGGCACCACCAGCCTGACATACATGCatcacaacaaaaaagaaatctgtgaATCTTCCTGGCTGCTGCCATCAGTAAGTCTAAAATTATTGTGTATCAACTATACTTTTCCAGCTGTGTAATTGACTCATTGATAATACTTACATATGACTGCTTTTTCCCAGTTCAGGTAGATCGGATGCAGTTAAGCTCGCCAGTCATGTGTTCTAAGATACCCATATGCCCTCTGCAAAGTCTCCCTTTTACATCCCACTATACTGAACATACATGGATGGCATAATTACCTTAGTGTTCCTATAATATCTTATAATTTTATCTAAAAGTCTTCTAATCTTTTGCTTCCCAGATCAGAGATGGGTAACAGAAGTGTCTATAGACATGGTAGTATCTACTAATACCTACATTTGATTAGTCAAAATTGGCAGCATAGTACTTGAAATGTAGAACTAAGAATACAATTTTAGATTTTATCTACTTTTAAGTTACAGCAATATGTGACTACTGCTAACAGGGAAGTCTTAGCCTCTAATTTGTGAATCTGACCTATATGGAAACTGGGTTCTAATCATGAAAATAGGCCACTTTTATATTATATGCTATCTATTGATCATGTAAAATTATATGCTGTATGACTCAATACTTTACAAATTTCTCCTTACTTCTTACGGTAattgaatatactgtagctgtcttcagacaagcCAGGAAAGggatcagattccattacagatgactgtgagtcaccatgtggctgctgggaactgaactcagaacctctggaagaccatCTCTTTAGCCTTGCTTTGTTTCGTCTTTAAGGCCATACATAAGGCCCATATTCAGAAATTTTATACACTAAAATGTTTTGATGTAAACTAATAATTTTTTTGTGAACTGTAGAATAAAGACCATGTTGAACAGAATCTCAGGTTTTTAACTAGAACGCTACTCATTTCATCCAATCACATCATTTTGGCTAACAATACAATACACACGCTGTACCCTTCTGTTTCAAGAGTTTAAATAACTCCCAAGTCGTCACCTCAGACTGTCAAGATATTCTTCTTCTTAATAGCCCACCTCTTACCTGGCTTCACGAAAGCTGGATTTAGGAACTGCCTCCTCACCAACTGCTTGATTTAATAGATGCCGATAAAATCCACTGAGATCTTTCTGCTTGGTCACATCCAAATGTGctgggaagaaaagcaaaggcaaaCTGAGAATGCGGACTCAGTGAAGCACAATACAGCTTTATCTTACGTATGCAGAGCATATATCATACAAAGATGTGCAAACACTCTCAAGAGCAGGAGGCAGGGATGACCTCtcaatgtttttttaattgatcTGTCTGTCTACATGCATGTAGAGCCCACTGGAGTTGGCTCTCTCTTGGCATCACATAGTTCCCAGGGATGGAGCTCGCTGTCAGACTTGGTGGTAAGCTCTTTTccctgctgaatcatctctctggcccagatACAACCTTACAGATTTAGTTTTCTTTCACTTGAAGATGAATAGCATTTGACAATTAAATTACTGATAAGTTCACAACATATTTTGATCTTGAGAAACTGACCACGAGAGCACTAAATTCAATGGGTAAAATATGTCTTAGCTCTGATTATCAATGAGATTCTTTTTCTAACTGTCCAGTTAATGTTAAACATATTTTCATCCCAGAATATGTAATGAGAATTTAAAGTATATATGTTTCTGGCAAATGTAATGTTATGCCTTTATATTTGGAATTTCAATGACAATGACTTATAATGATAATAGTTTAATAAAATAAGCACGAAATGAAAAGCCTAATAGAAATAACAGTGACTTAAGGGTTCAGCTGTGTTTTTGTGTTGCATCCTGACACATACATGGTATcttgaagtcacacacacactctgctcaCAACAGTGTAAGTGGCAGGAGACTGCAGGTGGCTCAGACAGGGGTCTACTGCAGTGCCCCACTCGCCATACCTTCCAGAGCAGCTGCCCTCTTTTCTCGTTCCTCCTCTTCAGCTCTCTCTTCAAGTTTCTTTTTATAAGCAGATGTCACAAATGCCTCTTTATCATCAAATTCTCCGTTTTCCATCTCTCGttctctctgtattttcttttccattctcttttCCTGCTCCTTTTTCCTGATCTCGACTGCTTTTAGTAAGTTGTGAATATATTTGGGCTAGGGGAAAAAATTATttaggaaagagggaaaaaaagacaccTATTAGTATAGAAATGTCGAATGTAAATAGGTCTGTCTTTTCAAAACTCAGAATAAATTTGCTAGCAAAATTACACTA
Above is a genomic segment from Mus caroli chromosome 11, CAROLI_EIJ_v1.1, whole genome shotgun sequence containing:
- the Nsrp1 gene encoding nuclear speckle splicing regulatory protein 1 isoform X2, with product MAIPGRQYGLILPKKTPPLHRVLKKPSVFGSDSDDDETSVSESLQREAAKKQAMKQTKLEIQKALAEDSTVYEYDSVYDEIQKKKEENNPKLPPGKDRKPKYIHNLLKAVEIRKKEQEKRMEKKIQREREMENGEFDDKEAFVTSAYKKKLEERAEEEEREKRAAALEAHLDVTKQKDLSGFYRHLLNQAVGEEAVPKSSFREARTVIKEEKLRGYPDETNSESRPPQQNCILQRGAEEAEGNPDADSDFDDESSEDGERGDHKVRSRGEDTGASMKHPKHHSRSSSEERGLGTKHHSRGSQSRGHEHQDRQSRDQESCHKDRSHREEKSSHRHREASHKDHYWKKHGQEDKLKGREQGERQDREGKREKYSSREQERDRQRNDHDRYSEKEKKSKEKEEHTKARRERCEDSGKHREREKPEGRGQSSERHRDRRESSPRSRPKDDLDQERSSKLRNTEKDKGEQGKPSRSETSLATKHRLVEERPEKGSEQERPPEAVSKFAKRSNEETVMSARDRYLARQMARINAKTYIEKEDD
- the Nsrp1 gene encoding nuclear speckle splicing regulatory protein 1 isoform X1; translation: MRSGAPRRETPGCLRGPRSPWQMLRQDQPPALPPGVTSVVLRSHRKGYGLILPKKTPPLHRVLKKPSVFGSDSDDDETSVSESLQREAAKKQAMKQTKLEIQKALAEDSTVYEYDSVYDEIQKKKEENNPKLPPGKDRKPKYIHNLLKAVEIRKKEQEKRMEKKIQREREMENGEFDDKEAFVTSAYKKKLEERAEEEEREKRAAALEAHLDVTKQKDLSGFYRHLLNQAVGEEAVPKSSFREARTVIKEEKLRGYPDETNSESRPPQQNCILQRGAEEAEGNPDADSDFDDESSEDGERGDHKVRSRGEDTGASMKHPKHHSRSSSEERGLGTKHHSRGSQSRGHEHQDRQSRDQESCHKDRSHREEKSSHRHREASHKDHYWKKHGQEDKLKGREQGERQDREGKREKYSSREQERDRQRNDHDRYSEKEKKSKEKEEHTKARRERCEDSGKHREREKPEGRGQSSERHRDRRESSPRSRPKDDLDQERSSKLRNTEKDKGEQGKPSRSETSLATKHRLVEERPEKGSEQERPPEAVSKFAKRSNEETVMSARDRYLARQMARINAKTYIEKEDD